A window from Primulina huaijiensis isolate GDHJ02 chromosome 13, ASM1229523v2, whole genome shotgun sequence encodes these proteins:
- the LOC140991181 gene encoding uncharacterized protein has translation MPPKRKVTEGDDRTPTTDRTTKVVDEFSRLLKEQEKVHSEHIQQPLSIHKPTQGHGQDREQGRVESAEGGSYELFRRMNPPEFFGGADPHVALEWIKSLEAIFDYLKFTDRDRVSCTVFMLVKAARIWWEATKVTVNVRQLKWEEFKELFYAKYFSREVKAKKVKGFLELRQDSLSVAEYTLKFEEGCVFVPFIVENDKDKGEHFLRGLKPEIRRDVHMAKVITYQDIVERALLAEHDEQEIEKERQLRRQAFQARGQGTSASTRGGYKGKDKMEQRIKPSVPTLGTERPLCPKCGKPHKGECFVGSGRCYRCKEMGHTTQKCPLSSDKGKIQGRIFTMTKEGANPDSSVISGNILISDKEALTLIDTGATHSFMSEVFMHSLSRDPTVMPLHFTIMLPSCDEICPTSILKACTAQMGTRLLYADFIVIPMVAFDVILGMDWLSAYRAVIDCVGKTVKFVIDDHENNAIVGLGSSISTPIISFLQAIKLLNKGCTSFLALVLDVNRDSNVLLQNIEVVQEYPDVFADDVPEQVAFLGHIVSKERIAVDPSKIEAINQWSIPKTVSEVRSFLGLAGYYRRFIADFSKIALPLTSLTRNAINLEWTIECQQAFQTLKDKLTFAPVLVLPYGTEDFVVYTYASKQGLGAVLMQRGKVIAYASLQLKEYEKNYPTHDLELAARRWLELVKDYDCTISYHPGNANVVADALSRKSSYLVGSMIQKPLLLDLQRNEITLVSPGTVNQLSALVLHSTLIDRILKEPQQDLQLLELKNKSDLTGVSEFGLNSTGLLTFRGRICAPVGDIRKDVLIEAHSAPYSVHPGSTKMYQDLRRIYWWPGLPRTPKGYNSIWIIVDKLTKSAHFLPVKTTFTMNQYAEGYVAEIVRLHGIPVSIVSDRDPRFTSEFWKSLHRALGTKLDFSTAYHPQSDGQSERVIQILEDMLRACIIDFS, from the exons ATGCCTCCTAAACGAAAGGTTACTGAAGGGGATGATAGGACCCCTACCACTGATAGGACTACCAAAGTGGTAGATGAGTTTAGCAGGCTATTGAAAGAACAAGAAAAAGTGCATAGTGAGCACATTCAACAGCCACTGAGCATTCACAAACCAACTCAGGGTCATGGTCAAGACAGAGAGCAGGGTAGAGTGGAAAGCGCCGAAGGGGGATCTTATGAATTATTCAGGCGAATGAACCCTCCTGAATTTTTCGGTGGTGCTGATCCACACGTAGCTCTTGAATGGATTAAATCATTGGAGGCTATATTTGACTATCTGAAGTTTACTGATCGAGATAGAGTGAGTTGTACTGTGTTTATGCTAGTGAAAGCTGCCCGCATCTGGTGGGAAGCTACTAAAGTGACTGTTAATGTCCGTCAGTTAAAGTGGGAGGAATTCAAGGAGTTATTTTATGCCAAGTATTTTTCAAGAGAAGTGAAAGCTAAGAAAGTGAAAGGGTTTCTTGAATTGAGGCAAGATTCCTTGTCTGTTGCTGAATATACCTTGAAATTTGAAGAAGGATGTGTGTTTGTTCCGTTCATTGTCGAAAATGATAAAGACAAAGGAGAACACTTCCTTCGTGGGTTGAAACCAGAAATTCGAAGGGATGTTCATATGGCCAAGGTGATCACTTATCAAGATATCGTTGAAAGAGCCTTACTTGCCGAGCACGATGAACAAGAGATTGAAAAAGAGCGGCAGTTGAGAAGGCAAGCTTTTCAAGCTAGAGGGCAAGGGACAAGCGCTAGTACTCGTGGTGGTTACAAAGGAAAAGACAAGATGGAGCAACGCATTAAACCTTCTGTGCCTACTTTGGGTACGGAGCGACCGTTATGTCCCAAGTGTGGCAAGCCACACAAAGGCGAGTGTTTTGTTGGGAGTGGCCGATGTTATAGATGCAAAGAAATGGGGCATACAACACAAAAGTGTCCTCTATCCTCTGACAAAGGAAAGATTCAAGGCAGAATTTTCACAATGACAAAAGAAGGTGCCAATCCCGATTCTTCAgtgatatcaggtaatattctCATATCTGACAAGGAAGCCCTTACCTTGATTGACACCGGTGCAACACATTCCTTTATGTCTGAAGTATTTATGCACTCTTTATCTCGCGATCCTACTGTCATGCCTTTACATTTCACTATTATGTTGCCCTCTTGTGATGAGATTTGTCCTACTAGTATTCTTAAGGCATGTACGGCACAGATGGGTACGAGATTGTTATATGCTGATTTTATTGTGATTCCGATGGttgcatttgatgttatattgggtatggattggttatccgCTTATCGTGCAGTAATTGATTGTGTGGGAAAGACCGTGAAGTTTGTAATCGATGATCACGAGAATAATGCAATTGTTGGTCTAGGTTCATCGATAAGTACTCCCATTATTTCTTTCTTGCAAgctattaaattgttgaataagGGATGTACTAGTTTTCTGGCCTTAGTATTAGATGTAAATAGGGACAGTAATGTGCTATTACAGAATATTGAAGTGGTTCAGGAATATCCTGACgtatttgctgatgatgtgcctg agCAAGTGGCGTTTTTGGGCCATATCGTGTCAAAAGAAAGAATAGCAGTcgatccatccaagattgaaGCTATCAAtcaatggtccattccaaagacagtttccGAGGtacggagttttcttggtttggcagggtattacaGACGATTCATAGCAGATTTCTCAAAAATAGCCTTGCCATTGACGAGCTTAACGCGAAACGCTATCAACTTGGAATGGACCATAGAATGCCAACAAGCAttccaaactttgaaagataagttaACTTTTGCCCCTGTGTTAGTACTTCCTTATGGTACTGAGGATTTTGTTGTGTATACATATGCTtcaaagcaggggttaggtgctGTGTTGATGCAACGTGGGAAAGTGATCGCTTATGCTTCTCTTCAGCTAAAAgaatacgagaagaattatcccacgcatgatttggagttggcgGCT cgGAGGTGGTTGGAActagtgaaagactatgattgcaccattagctatcatcctggaaacGCTAATGTGGTTGCTGATGCTTTAAGCCGTAAATCCAGTTATTTAGTGGGTTCCATGATTCAGAAACCGTTGTTACTTGATCTGCAAAGGAACGAAATAACTCTGGTATCTCCAGGTACAGTAAACCAATTATCTGCATTAGTTCTTCACTCTACTTTGATTGATCGAATTTTAAAGGAACCACAACAGGATCTtcagttattagagttgaagaaTAAAAGTGATTTGACAGGAGTTTCTGAGTTTGGTTTGAATAGTACTGGGTTGTTGACCTTTCGAGGTAGAATTTGTGCTCCTGTAGGGGATATTCGTAAAGATGTTCTTATTGAAGCTCATTCAGCGCCTTATTCAGTTCATCCTGGTAGTACCAAAATGTATCAAGATCTTCGACGTatttattggtggccag GACTTCCAAGAACACCAAAGGGTTACAACTCCATTTGGATAATTGTTGACAAGTTAACCAAATCGGCCCATTTTCTTCCGGTCAAGACGACGTTTACAATGAACCAATATGCTGAAGGCTATGTAGCTGAAATTGTAAGACTCCATGGAATCCCTGTGTCAATCGTATCTGATCGtgacccgaggtttacttctgaattctggaaGAGCTTGCACAGAGCTTTGGGTACCAAATTGGATTTTagcacagcatatcatcctcagagtgacGGGCAGTCAGAAAGGGtgattcaaattcttgaagatatgttaCGAGCTTGCATAATTGATTTCTCATGA